Proteins from one Mesoplodon densirostris isolate mMesDen1 chromosome 1, mMesDen1 primary haplotype, whole genome shotgun sequence genomic window:
- the NAP1L5 gene encoding nucleosome assembly protein 1-like 5, giving the protein MADSENQGPAEPSQAAAAAAEAAAEEVMAEGGAQGGDSDSTSGDSDGAVGQTAEEPQTPAENAPKPRNDFIESLPNSVKCRVLALKKLQKRCDKIEAKFDKEFQALEKKYNDIYKPLLAKIQELTGEMEGCAWTLEGDDEEEEDEEYEEEEGEEEEEEEGEPVAEAAAAAAKDEGPHSAVSDDAQK; this is encoded by the coding sequence ATGGCCGACTCGGAGAACCAGGGCCCCGCGGAGCCGAGCcaggcggcagcggcagcggcagaGGCGGCGGCGGAGGAGGTAATGGCGGAAGGCGGTGCGCAGGGGGGAGATTCTGACAGCACGTCCGGCGACTCCGACGGCGCGGTCGGTCAGACGGCTGAGGAGCCCCAGACGCCTGCAGAGAATGCACCGAAGCCTAGAAATGACTTTATCGAGAGCCTGCCTAACTCGGTGAAATGCCGAGTCCTGGCCCTCAAAAAGCTGCAGAAGCGGTGCGATAAGATAGAAGCCAAATTTGATAAGGAATTCCAGGCTCTGGAGAAGAAGTATAACGACATCTATAAGCCCTTACTCGCTAAGATCCAGGAGCTCACCGGTGAGATGGAAGGGTGTGCATGGACCTTAGAGGGTGACGacgaggaggaagaggatgaagagtacgaggaggaggagggagaggaggaggaggaggaagagggagagcctGTGGCGGAGGCGGCGGCCGCTGCCGCCAAAGATGAGGGTCCCCACTCTGCAGTGTCTGACGACGCCCAGAAATAA